One Rhabdothermincola sediminis DNA window includes the following coding sequences:
- a CDS encoding galactokinase has protein sequence MSGPRVRARAPGRVNLIGDHTDYAGGLAVPMAIDLETVVTGTRGGGRVRLRSASEPLPADLPLEVADPSTVDPPWARYPAGVVAELRPPLGFTGEVHSTVPVGSGLSSSAALEVSLALALGYEGDPIALARLCQRAEQRACGVPSGIMDQLTSILGRAGNALLIDFATLTVTEIDLPPGIEIVVVHSGQPRALAGSAYADRRRDVERAIAELGPLRDRPASDAEALTDPVLRRRARHVIGENARVLAFAGALRRGELREAGALMVESHRSLRDDFEVSTPVLDELVARLVAAPGVLGARLTGAGFGGCVVALGEPGALADEGWHVHASDGATVTVEGG, from the coding sequence ATGAGCGGGCCGCGGGTGCGCGCCCGGGCCCCGGGGCGGGTCAACCTGATCGGCGACCACACCGACTACGCCGGTGGCCTCGCGGTCCCCATGGCCATCGATCTGGAGACCGTCGTGACCGGCACGCGGGGTGGCGGCCGGGTGCGGCTGCGGTCGGCGAGCGAGCCGTTGCCCGCCGACCTGCCACTGGAGGTCGCCGATCCCTCGACGGTCGATCCACCCTGGGCCCGCTACCCCGCCGGCGTGGTGGCCGAGCTGCGACCCCCGCTGGGCTTCACCGGGGAGGTGCACTCGACCGTCCCGGTCGGCAGCGGGCTCTCATCCAGCGCCGCGCTCGAGGTGTCGCTCGCGCTGGCGCTGGGTTACGAGGGCGACCCGATCGCGCTGGCCCGCCTGTGCCAGCGGGCCGAGCAGCGCGCGTGCGGCGTGCCGAGCGGCATCATGGACCAGCTCACGTCGATCCTCGGCCGGGCCGGCAACGCCCTGCTCATCGACTTCGCCACCCTCACCGTGACCGAGATCGACCTTCCTCCGGGCATCGAGATCGTGGTCGTCCACTCGGGCCAACCCCGCGCCCTGGCGGGCTCGGCCTACGCCGATCGCCGGCGCGACGTCGAGCGTGCCATCGCCGAGCTGGGCCCGCTGCGCGACCGGCCTGCCAGTGACGCGGAGGCCCTCACCGACCCGGTGCTGCGACGCCGGGCCCGCCACGTCATCGGCGAGAACGCGAGGGTCCTCGCCTTCGCCGGCGCGCTCCGCCGGGGCGAGCTGCGCGAAGCCGGCGCGCTGATGGTCGAGAGCCACCGCAGCCTGCGCGACGACTTCGAGGTCTCCACGCCAGTGCTCGACGAGCTGGTGGCGCGGCTGGTGGCTGCGCCCGGGGTGCTCGGCGCCCGACTGACCGGTGCCGGCTTCGGTGGTTGCGTGGTGGCGCTCGGCGAGCCCGGGGCGCTGGCCGATGAAGGCTGGCACGTGCACGCCAGCGACGGCGCCACCGTCACCGTCGAGGGTGGCTGA
- a CDS encoding helical backbone metal receptor, protein MRVVSLVPSVTETLLAWGVVPVAVTRFCEQPGLPHVGGTKDPDVAAIVGLAPDLVVMNDEENRRQDSVALAAAGVPVHVVRVGSVRDVGAAMRELADAVGMDAKDLRIDDLSEAGEPAVVERRAFVPIWRRPWMTIGGDCYGASVLRHLGVGHVFDDRSRYPQVSLEEVAARRPDVVLAPSEPYPFGARHRAELEAMAPVVFVDGRDLFWWGFRTPGALDRLGRLLRDQGVLSHPRR, encoded by the coding sequence GTGCGGGTGGTCTCGCTCGTCCCGTCGGTGACCGAGACCCTACTGGCCTGGGGTGTCGTGCCGGTGGCGGTGACCCGCTTCTGCGAGCAGCCCGGGCTGCCGCACGTCGGCGGCACGAAGGACCCGGACGTCGCGGCGATCGTCGGGCTGGCACCGGACCTGGTGGTGATGAACGACGAGGAGAACCGTCGCCAGGACTCGGTCGCGCTGGCAGCGGCGGGGGTGCCGGTGCACGTGGTGCGCGTGGGCTCGGTGCGTGACGTGGGAGCGGCGATGCGCGAGCTGGCCGACGCGGTGGGGATGGACGCCAAGGACCTGCGCATCGATGATCTGTCCGAGGCCGGTGAGCCGGCCGTGGTCGAGCGTCGCGCGTTCGTGCCGATCTGGCGCCGGCCGTGGATGACGATCGGTGGCGACTGCTACGGCGCGTCCGTGCTGCGCCATCTCGGGGTGGGTCACGTGTTCGACGACCGCTCCCGCTATCCGCAGGTGAGCCTCGAGGAGGTCGCGGCCCGGCGTCCCGACGTCGTGCTCGCGCCGTCAGAGCCCTACCCCTTTGGTGCGCGTCACCGCGCCGAGCTGGAGGCGATGGCGCCGGTGGTGTTCGTCGACGGCCGGGACCTGTTCTGGTGGGGGTTCCGTACCCCGGGGGCGCTCGACCGGCTGGGTCGGCTGCTCCGTGACCAGGGGGTGCTCAGCCACCCTCGACGGTGA
- a CDS encoding PH domain-containing protein yields MPYPEENLHTNEELVLDLHPHWWTITPSIAALAVVLTVGLWAVIDGWEGPINYLIAVVLLVNLVWFGVRYLQLVTTHFVLTSDRVIYRSGVLAKRGVEIPLESINAIHFSQKLWERALGLGDLKVDSASVEGVSEFENIRKPNRVQNEIYIQMENNENRKFDRVAQGINAHDPAPAAPSIPEQIAQLAQLRDQGHLTAEEFEAKKAELLGRM; encoded by the coding sequence GTGCCCTATCCCGAGGAGAACCTCCACACCAACGAGGAGCTGGTCCTCGATCTCCACCCGCACTGGTGGACCATCACCCCGTCGATCGCCGCCCTCGCCGTGGTGTTGACCGTGGGCCTGTGGGCCGTCATCGACGGGTGGGAGGGCCCGATCAACTACCTGATCGCCGTGGTCCTGCTGGTCAACCTGGTCTGGTTCGGGGTGCGGTACCTGCAGCTCGTCACCACCCACTTCGTGCTGACCAGCGACCGGGTCATCTACCGCTCGGGCGTCCTGGCCAAGCGAGGGGTGGAGATCCCGCTGGAGTCGATCAACGCCATCCACTTCTCGCAGAAGCTCTGGGAGCGGGCCCTCGGGCTCGGTGACCTCAAGGTCGATTCGGCCAGCGTCGAAGGGGTCTCGGAGTTCGAGAACATCCGCAAGCCCAATCGGGTGCAGAACGAGATCTACATCCAGATGGAGAACAACGAGAACCGCAAGTTCGACCGGGTGGCGCAGGGCATCAACGCGCACGACCCGGCGCCTGCGGCTCCGTCCATCCCGGAGCAGATCGCCCAGCTCGCGCAGCTGCGCGACCAGGGCCACCTGACTGCGGAGGAGTTCGAGGCCAAGAAGGCCGAGCTGCTGGGCCGCATGTAG
- a CDS encoding metallopeptidase family protein: protein MIDIPEARFEELVADALDTIPAALAEHMDNVVVVVEDRAVDPHLLGLYQGIPLTERAEYGVGGAMPDRITIFRQPILRRCASEAEVVEQVRITVVHEVAHHFGIDDDRLAELGWA from the coding sequence GTGATCGACATCCCTGAAGCCCGCTTCGAGGAACTGGTGGCCGATGCACTGGACACCATCCCCGCCGCGCTGGCGGAGCACATGGACAACGTGGTGGTGGTGGTCGAGGACCGGGCGGTCGATCCACACCTGCTCGGGCTCTACCAGGGCATCCCGCTGACCGAGCGGGCCGAGTACGGCGTGGGCGGGGCGATGCCTGACCGGATCACCATCTTCCGCCAGCCCATCCTGCGGCGCTGCGCCTCGGAAGCCGAGGTCGTGGAGCAGGTGCGGATCACCGTGGTGCATGAGGTGGCCCACCACTTCGGGATCGACGACGACCGTCTCGCCGAACTCGGGTGGGCGTGA